ACTTTCGCAAACAAATTATGTCTATGCTTGAACTTGAAGAGAGTAACGACGCAGAAAATACCATTATGCTTGAGCAAAGTCTAAAGCAAGGTTTTACATCGGTAAAAGGTATTTTAAACGTTACGGCATCGCTATATAAAAATATCTCTTTAATGAGTAAGATACTTAAAAAAAGACGTGATGAGTTGGATGAGAGCAGAGGCGATAACGGTGCATCAAGCAGTGTAATAGCATCTTTAGAAGGTGATGTAGCCAAATTAAACGCTATACTTAAAAAACAATCCGGTACTTTAAAATCACAGTACGATGAAACTGCCAAAGTTGTTAAAAATGTTGAAAATGAAACCATATTTGATAATAAATACGGTGTATATAACAAACGTTATTTAATGACAAAACTTGAACAAGAGATAGAACTGGTACGTGAATTTAAACATAGTTCTTCTTTAATTATGGTTGAGTTAAGTAAAGAGCTTATAGAGAATGTCAATAATGAAAAAGCTACGGTATTAATGACAAGAACTATTGCCAGACTTCTTCTTAAGACTTCAAGAAGAAGTGATACTGTAGCATACTATGGTAACGGACAATTTGCGATGCTGCTTAAACATACGGACTTAGAGAGTGCGAAAAAAGCAAGTGAGCGTTTAACCGAATTAGTTTCAAATTCTAATTTCTTTTTGGCCGATCGTGAAATTCAGCTTAAAATTGCCATTGGTATTACAGATATCAATCCATCATACTCTGTTGAAGAGACAGTAGTTAGTACTATGGATGGTATAGAAAAATCATATATGGATAGAAATAGCGATTATGCAGTATCGCTAAAAAACAAGTCTTAGAGTTTTTTATATGAAGTTGAATATAGTAACTTATCCAGATAAAATTTTACGCCAAAAATCCAATGAAGTTGAAAAGTTTGATGAAGAATTGCACGAGCTTCTGGATGCAATGTATCCGTTTATGATGCAAACCAACGGAATAGGATTAGCAGCTATTCAAGTTGCACATCCCAAAAGAGTACTTATTATAAATATACCCGATGAAGAAGATGAACAAAGTGATGAGAACTTAATAGAGATGATAAATCCTGTTATTACAGAAAAAAATGGTATTACTACATATCAAGAGGGTTGTTTGAGTGTACCAACTTTTTATGAAGATATAGAGAGGTTTGAAGAGGTTAGGGTAAACTACCAAGATAGATTCGGTAATACAAAAACACTTGAAGCAAACGGTCTTTTAAGTATTGCAATTCAGCATGAGATGGATCACCTAGAAGGGATTTTATTTATAGATAAATTATCATACTCACGTAGAAAGAAGTTTGAAAAAGAGTATAAAAAGTATCAAAAAGAACTAAAATTAAAAAAATAACTTTATGTTAGATGGCATTATGCCATTGAACCAGAGTTAATCTGTATCCCTCTTTAACTTCCTTAACCTCATGTGAAAAGTATGGATTGCTTGGAAAAACAATCATATCACCGGCTTTTGGTTTTAATGTGATCGTATTTCCATCATAGTCTTTTAAAAAATTAAATATAAGTTCCCCACCGTTGAATGTAAATTTGTCTTTTAGAGTTTCGGAGTAAGATGTTGCAAATAATACGGTGGTTAGTTTTCTCTCCGGTGCAACCGTAGTATATCCGACTATATTGTTTTCTTTGTCCAAAAGTGCATTCGCATCATCCGAGTGTTGGATATAAAAACCGCCTTTTTTATATTCGAGGGCCTGAACTTCCGTTGAAATAGTTATAGCCAAATTAAAATAATCTTCAATTATAGGCTGATATTCTATAAAACGAGATTTATATAATGAATCTAAATGTTCATCTAATGAATATATATTTGTATCTCTATACTCTTTCACGACTTTAGGATTTACGACTCCCGATATAAGTTCAGTCTTCACTTTTGCTATTTCTGCCTCGTCATCTTTATAAACAGAATTTACAAAAAGTGGAAGCTCATTAGCTTTTAAAAAATCTTTTATTATTAAAAAAGGAGTTGCTTTATATGGACTTGGTAGATAGTTGTTTTGTATATCGAGATTGTATATATATTCATCTAAAAAGATGGATTCGCTTATTTGAATCAAGGTAAACCTCATTGGATAAAGTTGGAAATCATACTCCTTTTTCTAAAATAATGCAATACTAAAATATGACAATTTGCAATAAAATTTAATTTTTTTTATAAAAATAGTTAAGATGTAAAAAAAATAAATGGATAAACTATGAAAAAAATATCCTGTGCTACATATGAAGGCTTAGATGCAAAAGTTGTGATTGTTGAATCCACACTGACTAAAGGTCTGCCGTCTTTTAGCATCGTAGGTATGGCATCATCGAGTATAAATGAGAGTAAAGAGCGTGTAAAGTCTGCTTTATTAAGTAACGAATTTAAATTCCCGCCTAAGAGGATAACTCTTTCTTTGGTACCCTCAGATGTTAAAAAGGACGGCTCGCATTTTGATTTAAGTATAGCATTAATGATAGCTTTAAATGAAGAAGATGATGAATTTTCAGATTGGTTTGTTTTTGGAGAACTGGGCTTAGACGGAAGCGTGAGAGAAAATGGCTATTTGTACCCTCTTCTTCTCTCTTTGGCTAATCAAGGTATTACAAAAAAAGCTATAGTTCCATATGAATCTCTTGAAAAACTATCAAAAATACCAAATATAGAATTCTATGGTGTTAAAACTCTCAGTGAAGCTATAGATGTGTTAAAGTCAGATGAATATATGCCAAGTTTGTCTGAATTTGATTTTCCATATCCAAGTTATACTTTAGATCAGAAATATTATGTATATAACAAATATGATGAAGATTTTTCAGATGTTAAAGGTCAAGACGTGGCAAAAAGGGCTGCACTTATTGCGGCTTGCGGGATGCATAATATTTTGCTTGAAGGAAGCCCCGGAAGCGGGAAAAGTATGATAGCCCAGAGATTAAGATATATATTGCCGCCCCTTAATAAAAGTGAGATATTAGATATTGCAAAATTAGAGAGTTTAGATGATAAAGAACCAAGCTTTAAACCGCTTCGTAATTTTTGCTCACCTCATCATACATCGACATCCGCATCTATCTTTGGAGGAGGCTCTTATAAATCTCGTATAGGGGAGGTTGGTTTGGCTAACGGAGGCATACTGTTTTTCGATGAATTGCCACACTTTTCAAAAAGTGTTTTGGAAGCTTTGCGTGAACCAATGCAAGATGGAAAAATAAAAATCTCTCGTGTTAATTCAAAAGTAATATATCCTGCAGATTTTTTGTTTATCGGAGCAATGAATCCGTGTCCTTGCGGAAATTTACTCGATGAGTCTAAAGAGTGCAGATGCAATGAGATGGAAATACAGCGTTATAAAAACAGATTGTCCGAGCCTTTTTTAGACAGGATAGATTTAAATGTAGTAATGTCTCAGATCAATGCAGATGACAAAGCAAGTATGAGTTCTCGTCAGATGCATCAGAGGGTTATAGATGTTCATCATATTATAAAAAAACGTGGGCAGAAAAACTTTAATGCCAAACTATCTGATCAAGAAGTAGATAGGTACTGTGTATTAGATGTAGATGCTAAAGATACTTTGGATATGGCTATAAACAGATTTGCACTCTCTTTTAGAAGTATAAAAAAAATACAAAAAGTTGCACGTACTATTGCCGATATCGATGCAAGTGAAATAATCAATAAAAAACATATATTGGAAGCTTTGAGTTATAGAAAAAGATAGAGTATAATTTTATATGTCTATATTTCAAAAAACTATAAAATTGCATCCTAGACCAAAAGGTTTTCATCTTATAACGAGAGAGATTGAAGATGCTCTATTATCATTCCCAGATATAAATCATGGGATATTAAATATTTTTTTAAAACATACATCTGCATCACTTAGTATAAATGAAAATGCAGACCCGACTGTACGCGCTGATATGGAAGAGTACTTTAGTGATATGATTGACGATAAACCATACTATATGCATACATATGAGGGTGAAGACGATATGCCCGCACATATAAAAAGCTCTATTTTAGGAAATTCACTAAACATACCGATAACAAATGCAGAAATGAACTTGGGAGCTTGGCAAGGTATATATTTGGGAGAACATCGTGATAATGCACAAAGCCGCAAATTAGTTTTGACTATGCAGTACTAATATGAAAAAGTATATATTATTTGATAATGACGGAGTACTAATTGAAACTGAGATGTGGTACTTTGAAGCTAGTAAACGAGCTTTAAAAGAGTTCTTTGATTTAGAGCTTACATTTCATAGGTATATGGATATTATGGCTAAAGGTAAGAGGGCTTGGGTTATAGCTGAAGAAGCAGGTATAAGTGAAGAAAAAATAGTTATTGCCAGAGAACAAAGAGACAGATACTATCAAGAGTATATAAAAACAAAAGATATAACTATTGATGGTGTAATTGAAACTCTAAAGTGCTTGAATAGAGATTATAAAATGGGAATAGTCACTACTTCAAGAAGGGTTGATTTTGAACTTGCTCACAAGGGGCGAGGGATTGTTGATTATATGGAGTTTGTTTTATGTGTAGAGGATTATCCAAATTCAAAACCGCATCCGGACCCGTATCTTAAGGGCTTAGAACTCTTTAGTGCATCTAGGGATGAGTGTATAATTATCGAAGATTCAAAAAGAGGGTTAAGTTCTGCTGTAAATGCAGGAATAGAGTGCATAATAGTTCATAATGAGTTTACTAAAACACACGATTTCTCAGCTGCTACATATAGAGTAAAAAAGATTACTCAGTTACCTGAACTTTTAAACTCTATACATTGTAATAAGTAGCATTAGGGTGGTAAACCACCAATGCAGAAGTTGACTGCTCAGGATGAATCTGAAAAGTCTCACTAAGTTCTATTCCAAACTCTTCTGGTTTTAACAAGTCAAACAGAGGACGGTTAAGCTCCAAATCCGGACAAGCCGCATAACCGAAGCTGTAACGGCTACCTTGATATTTATTCATCTGAACATCTGCTAAAGTTGAACCTTCGCCTTCTGAGATTCCAAGATCAAGTCTAATTTGTTTGTGTGCTATTTCAGCAAGTGCTTCTGCAAGCTCAACTCCCAAACCGTGAAACTGATAGTACTCGGTATATTTACCCTCTTCATAAATGCCTTTTTCTATCTCACTGAGTTTTGCACCTGCACTTACACAAGTAAGAGCTATAACGTCGTGTCTGTCTGAGTGAAAAAAGTCACTTAAAGCGCGGTGAGGCTGTTTGCTTTGACGTGGAAATGTAAACTCTTTTATAGCCCTTCCCATTACATGTTCAAGATGCTCAGTGTTTACTTCGCTCTCGGAGTTATAACCTTCGCTCTCATCAAAGATTAAAAGTGTGTTGTCATCGCTTCTGCAAGGCCAGTAACCGTAAAGTATGGTAGGCTCAAATAGACGTTCTTCTAAAAACTGTTTTTTTAGCTTTTCGTATGCAGGCCAAACTACTTCATCGAGTTGTTTCTCATAATCCTCTTTACTCATTCCTTTAGAACTGTAACCCCAGCGAGATTTAAAAAGTAGCTTATGGTTAATCCACTCAAAAGCCATCTCAATCTGAGCATCCGTAAGTCTTATTTCACGTCTTCCCCAAAAAGGAGGTGTCGGAACTTTAACATCACGCGAAGGCATTTTCAACTCTTTAAACGGCGGAATTACAATCTCTTTTTTCTCTTTTACTGTTTTATCTTCACTATCCTTACCGTGAAGGTCGGTGTCAAAATTTCCAGCTTCGATTCTGCTCATGGCAGTTACACCGTCAAACGCATCTTTACAGTAAAATATCGGACCGTCATAAAAAGGACGGCAAAATTCATCTATAAAACTTCTAGTTAAAGCGGCTCCGCCTAAAAGAATCGGTATATCAATCCCTTGTGCTTTTAGAGCTTCAAGATTTTCTTTCATAACCTGAGTCGATTTAACAAGTAATCCGCTCATACCAAAAGCAGATATATGACCATCTTTGGCTGCTTGAATAAAATCATCAAGCTCTACCTTAATTCCTAGGTTATTCACTTTAAAGCCGTTATTTGTAAGTATGATATCTACAAGATTTTTTCCAACATCATGAACATCACCCTTTACAGTTCCGAGTGCCAAAGTGGTATCTACAGCTTTTTCAACTTTTGGCAGATGCGGGTTTAAATAATCAACCGTAGCTTTCATAGTCTCTGCAGATTGAAGTACGAATGGCAGCTGCATCTGACCTGAACCAAACAGTTCCCCGATGACCTTCATAGCATCTATTAGAATTTCATTTACGATTTTTTCAGGTGAAATGGTATGACGTACCTCTTCAACGAGAGGAATCATTCTCTCTTTATCACCGTCCATCAAAAGTTTGGCGATTTTTTCTTCATCACTCATAGCAAGATACTCTTCATCTTTGGTCTCTGTATCTACGGCTTCTTTAGATGAAAAGTGTTCTATAAACTCAAAAAGAGCATTTTCTGTTTTATTGAAGATAAGGTTATTACATACGTCTTGATCTTCCTGAGAAATTTTATTTATAGGGATAATATGTTTAACATTTATAATAACACTTGTGAGGCCCGCTTCGACACAGTGGTGTAAAAACATAGAGTTAAGATAAGGTCTTGCATCTTTATCAAGTCCGAAAGAGATGTTCGAGAGTCCTAAAACAGCTCCGACTTCGGGATGCTTAAGACGTAGCTGTCTTATTGCTTCAATGGTATTTATACCCGCATCCAGATACTCTTCATCACCGCTTCCAAGAGTAAAAGTAAGTACATCAAAGATTAGGTCTTCTTTTTTAAGCCCATGTCTATTTGTTGCTAAATCTATTATTCTATCGGCAACTTCTAGTTTATGCTCAACTGTTTTTGCCATACCGATTTCATCTATAGTCAGACATACTAAACTGGTACCGAATTTTTTAGCTAGCTGACAAATCTCATCTAACTTCTCTTCTCCGTCTTCAAGATTAACCGAGTTTATAATAGGTTTACCGCCGATATTTTTTAGAGCAGTCTCAAGACCTTTTACCTGAGTAGAGTCCGGCATAAGAGGAAGTGAGATTTTTTGGTTATACATACTCATAACCGCATTCATATCTTTAGTCTCGTCACGTCCTGCAAAGCCTACGTTTACGTCTATAACATGTGCACCTGCACGAACCTGCTGTTGAGCTACACTTAAAGTGCCTTCATAATCTTCATCTAAAAGAAGTTCACGAAAGGCTTTTGAACCTGTTGCGTTTGAACGCTCACCCATAAGAAGCGGTGCAGGTTCTTGCATTAGCGGAGTTGAATGGAAAAGTGAAGCTACAGACGTAGGATGACTTCCTCTTGGCTCCTTTGGTTTTATAGCTGATACTTTATCAACAAGCGCACGTATGTGTTGAGGTGTAGTACCACAGCATCCGCCTAAAAAACTAACTCCGTTAAAGTCCAAAAATTTCTCTTGTTGAGTCGCAAATTCATCAGGACCCATTGGGTAGTAAGTATAACCTCCGCGATTTTGAGGAAGTCCGGCATTTGCATGTACAGATATCGGTTTATGCCAAAGCTCGCTTAGAGTTTTTACGTGTTTTAAAACCTGTTCCGGTCCAGTCCCACAGTTAAACCCGAGACTTAAAATATCAAACGGCTCTAGTATAGTCGCAATGGTAGTTGCATCCGTACCTATAAGCATCGTACCGCTAAGCTCAATTGTCGTACTAACCATAATTGGAATATTTTTATCTCTGCTTTTGTTTGCAGCCTCGCAAGCATGAAGTGCCGCTTTTATCTGAAGCGGGTCTTGTGCAGTTTCGAGTAAGAAAATATCAACCCCACCGTCAATAAGTGCTTCACAAAAAACCGTATAACCCTCAAACATCTCATCATATGTTATGTGACCGAGCGATGGCAGTTTAGTTCCCGGACCTATAGAGCCTAAACAAAAGCGTGGATGTTCAGGTGTGCTAAATTTTTTACATTCAGCTTTAACTAGTTCCGCTCCGGCTTTGGTCAACTCATATGCACGCTCACTAATGCCGTACTCATCTAACACCCAAGAAAATGAACCGAATGTATTTGTAGTTATTAAATCAGCACCCGCCGTTAGGTATGCATGAAAAATCTCTTGCATAATTTGGGGGCATGTAACATTTAATAGCTCGTTACACCCTTCATTTCCTTCCCATGCCTCTTTAGGGATTTTATCTTCACGCTGTTGAAGCTGAGTACCCATAGCACCGTCAATAATAAGAGGACGTTTTTTTATCGTTTGTAAAATATATTTTTTTGTATCTATCATATGATTTAATCTTTATTAAAATTCTCTCTTATTTTATCCAAAGGGAGCATAAAAAATACTTTTACATTTTTTTAGATTTTAATACCTTAAGTTATATTTATGAAAATTACATAATAAATTTTTATGCTATAATCTTGGAGTATATTATAAAAAGGAATATGTGATGTTGAAAAAAATATTTTCTATATCATTACTTACTTCTGCACTTATATTTAGCGGATGTGGTAGTGCCGACAGTGAAGGTGAAACAAGATTGGAAACACAAGATGCCATTGATACCGGTAATTATGCCGTTGCTATAGCAGCTCTTGAAGCAAAATTAGTAAAAACAGATGAAGATTATTTACAGTTAGCTTCCGCATATATGGGGCAAGCCGGATTCAGTTTTACCGAGTTAATTTCTATTATGAATCAAAGTACAAGCGGTAATACTGAAGCATTTGCAAGTTTTTTTGAAAGTGTAAAAGATAATTCAAAAACTCAAAGCTTGGAATATTTAGATGATGCTATTGATTCGTATTCTGCTATAAGCGATCAAACCGATGATGTAAAATTATATTTAGGGTTAGCCTACATTACAAAAGCAACAGTCGTCGTTGGTTCGTTAAATAATGTAGCAGATGTAAATGCTTCTACAGCTGCACTTTTAAGTGACGGTATAGATGCCGTGGAGGCTGCTGCACCGACTGAAGTAGAAGATGATGTTATAGAGTTTAGAAATGAAATAGATACAAGTGTTGATGGTGTAATATCTGAGAGTGAATTAGAAACATATTTAACAAATGAAGGATTGATATAATGAAAAAAATAATCTCTTTAGCACTTCTAGGTGCTACAACCTCTTTGTTTGCATTATATGCCGAACATGCAAGTTTATATAAAGATCCGCGTATAATGGGTATGGGTGGAGCAAATGTAGCGGTTGGCGGTTACTCGACTTCAGTTTTTTCAAATCCTGCAGGTTTGACAAATATAAAAAAAGAACACGGTTATGTAGTTGATTTGTTAAGTTTGGGAGCCTCTTTTAGTTCCGACGGGATGGATTTTATAGATGATGTAAACGATGTAGAAACAAGCGATATAAATCCAAATGCTACAACGGATATGATTAATGTATTAAGAAAATATTCGGGAGAGAATTTTCATGTACGTGCAGACAACTATACGGCTATATCTAAAAATTCCGATGCTTTTGCATGGAGTGTAGGTATTTTGGCCGCAACGGAATCTAACTTTATGGCTCATCCAAACGGTGGAAGTCAAGGGTTGCTATCAACAAGTACACGTGTTTACGGCGGTGTTGTTTTAGGTGCTGCTAAACCTTATGATTTAAGTATAGGTCGTTTGGATGTCGGTATGAGTGTAAAATATATTAAGTTAGAGTCATATGAAGGTTCTTTAAGCGTAAACGATTTAATAGGTAATGAAGATGTAGATGACTTAATCGAGAGAAAATATAAAAAAGAAAATTCCGGAGTCGGTGTTGATATAGGTGTGACTTACCGTCCATTTGTTGATAGTTTTTGGAATCCTAGTTTTGGTTTAAGTGTTTTAAATATAGGTTCAATGGATATGGATGATTATTATGGTGGTCAACCTATGACTGTAAATATCGGTGCAGCGGTATCTCCAAAAATAGATATTTTTGATAAATTAGTTATAGCCGTTGATTATGTTGATTTACTAGATGAAAATAAACTTCGTTTATATGATTTAAGTAATGATACGGTTGTTACATATAAAGATTACGATGAAAGTGATTTTGAAAAAAGACTACGTTTAGGCGTTAGTTTAGGACTTATAGATACAACGTTTTTATCTACAACGTTAAATGTCGGGTTATACCAAGGTGCATATACGGCAGGTATTGATTTTCATATAGCCGTAGTAAGACTTAACTTTGCTACATATGAGGAACAAGTCGGTACGGGAGATATTGATATATCTGATAGAAGATATATGGGACAATTGGCTATCTCTTGGTAAAATAAATATGGATTATGATTAGTATAATCCATATTTATAATAATTGTTTTATATTTATTTGGTTATAATTCTGACAATATTCAAAATAGGGATAAACTATGGAAAATCAGAATATAGAAAAAGCTTCTCCTTGGAGGATTAAAAGATACTATTTTTATATATTTATAACAATAGTAGCTTTAGTTCTTCCATGGATAAAAGTTAATGGAAACCACTTTTTTCTACTTAGTTTCGATAAACTAAAATTACATCTTGCTTTTGTACAGTTTGATATGCAAGAACTTTATCTTATGCCGTTTATTTTAATGCTTTTATTCTTAGGAATATTCGGTATGACGGTTATGGGTGGACGTGTATTTTGTGGATGGGCATGTCCTCAGACAATCTTTCGTGTAATTTATCGTGATTTAATAGAAACAAAACTCCTCGGACTTCGTAAACGCATCAAAAACAAGCAACAAGAACCTGATATGTCAAAACCGGAAAACAAGGTTAAAAAAGTTATAGCTATACTTATTTGGACTTTTTTAGCATTTGTAGCTGCAGCCGATTTTATGTGGTATTTCGTTCCGCCGGAAGATTTTATAGCATATATGGCAAATCCTTCCGAACACATGGTACTTGTAGGCGGTATGCTTATAATTGTAGTGTTTTTAGTATATGACATTGTTAGACTTAAAGAGGATTTTTGTATATATGTGTGTCCATATAGCCGTGTTCAATCTGTTTTATATGACGATCATACGGTTATGGCAATATATGATCCGCATCGCGGAGGTGATATATACGACCAAGATCACAACAGACTTCCTTCTTCATCGCAAAAAGAGATTCAAGAGCGTCAAGAGTATGCTGAATGTACGGCATGTGAAAGCTGTGTTACCGTATGTCCTACGCATATAGATATCCGTAAGGGGCTTCAACTTGAATGTATAAACTGTTTGGAATGTGTAGATGCATGTACAACGGTTATGGGTAAACTCGGAAAAGAATCACTGGTAAGATGGTCAAGTGACTATGAAGTAATAGATCAAAAAGGAAAAACTAAACTTTTCCGCACAAAAATTATTGCATATATTGTTTTACTTATAGGTGTTATGATAGCGCTTGGTATTATGAGTACTAAAAAAGAACATATGCTTTTAAATGTAAATAAAGAAAACCGTCTTTATTCTATTAAAAAAATAGATGATAAATACAGAGTAGATAATGCGTATGAGTTTTTACTTCAAAATACAAAATCAGAGAAGATGAAATTTTATTTTGAAATTATACCTCCAAAAGGGATGGAAGGTAAAATTATTATCGCTAAACCAAGTAAGCCGTTTACGGTTGTACCAGGTGTTAAAAAGAAAAAAATCGTAGTACTTAGAACTACTGAAAGACTAGTAGATAACGATAGAGCAGATACGGTTATCCCTATAACAATCAGAGCATTTGCACTTGGACATGAGGATAAAATTGTCGTCTTTAGAAACTCTACATTTACTTACCCTAGAAGTGATTTGCTGAAATAAATCACACTCTCTTTTATAAGTAGAACTAATCCAAGGTAAACCTTGGGTTAATGTAAACT
The genomic region above belongs to Sulfurimonas lithotrophica and contains:
- the metH gene encoding methionine synthase codes for the protein MDTKKYILQTIKKRPLIIDGAMGTQLQQREDKIPKEAWEGNEGCNELLNVTCPQIMQEIFHAYLTAGADLITTNTFGSFSWVLDEYGISERAYELTKAGAELVKAECKKFSTPEHPRFCLGSIGPGTKLPSLGHITYDEMFEGYTVFCEALIDGGVDIFLLETAQDPLQIKAALHACEAANKSRDKNIPIMVSTTIELSGTMLIGTDATTIATILEPFDILSLGFNCGTGPEQVLKHVKTLSELWHKPISVHANAGLPQNRGGYTYYPMGPDEFATQQEKFLDFNGVSFLGGCCGTTPQHIRALVDKVSAIKPKEPRGSHPTSVASLFHSTPLMQEPAPLLMGERSNATGSKAFRELLLDEDYEGTLSVAQQQVRAGAHVIDVNVGFAGRDETKDMNAVMSMYNQKISLPLMPDSTQVKGLETALKNIGGKPIINSVNLEDGEEKLDEICQLAKKFGTSLVCLTIDEIGMAKTVEHKLEVADRIIDLATNRHGLKKEDLIFDVLTFTLGSGDEEYLDAGINTIEAIRQLRLKHPEVGAVLGLSNISFGLDKDARPYLNSMFLHHCVEAGLTSVIINVKHIIPINKISQEDQDVCNNLIFNKTENALFEFIEHFSSKEAVDTETKDEEYLAMSDEEKIAKLLMDGDKERMIPLVEEVRHTISPEKIVNEILIDAMKVIGELFGSGQMQLPFVLQSAETMKATVDYLNPHLPKVEKAVDTTLALGTVKGDVHDVGKNLVDIILTNNGFKVNNLGIKVELDDFIQAAKDGHISAFGMSGLLVKSTQVMKENLEALKAQGIDIPILLGGAALTRSFIDEFCRPFYDGPIFYCKDAFDGVTAMSRIEAGNFDTDLHGKDSEDKTVKEKKEIVIPPFKELKMPSRDVKVPTPPFWGRREIRLTDAQIEMAFEWINHKLLFKSRWGYSSKGMSKEDYEKQLDEVVWPAYEKLKKQFLEERLFEPTILYGYWPCRSDDNTLLIFDESEGYNSESEVNTEHLEHVMGRAIKEFTFPRQSKQPHRALSDFFHSDRHDVIALTCVSAGAKLSEIEKGIYEEGKYTEYYQFHGLGVELAEALAEIAHKQIRLDLGISEGEGSTLADVQMNKYQGSRYSFGYAACPDLELNRPLFDLLKPEEFGIELSETFQIHPEQSTSALVVYHPNATYYNV
- a CDS encoding secondary thiamine-phosphate synthase enzyme YjbQ; translated protein: MSIFQKTIKLHPRPKGFHLITREIEDALLSFPDINHGILNIFLKHTSASLSINENADPTVRADMEEYFSDMIDDKPYYMHTYEGEDDMPAHIKSSILGNSLNIPITNAEMNLGAWQGIYLGEHRDNAQSRKLVLTMQY
- the def gene encoding peptide deformylase, producing MKLNIVTYPDKILRQKSNEVEKFDEELHELLDAMYPFMMQTNGIGLAAIQVAHPKRVLIINIPDEEDEQSDENLIEMINPVITEKNGITTYQEGCLSVPTFYEDIERFEEVRVNYQDRFGNTKTLEANGLLSIAIQHEMDHLEGILFIDKLSYSRRKKFEKEYKKYQKELKLKK
- the traF gene encoding conjugal transfer protein TraF is translated as MKKIISLALLGATTSLFALYAEHASLYKDPRIMGMGGANVAVGGYSTSVFSNPAGLTNIKKEHGYVVDLLSLGASFSSDGMDFIDDVNDVETSDINPNATTDMINVLRKYSGENFHVRADNYTAISKNSDAFAWSVGILAATESNFMAHPNGGSQGLLSTSTRVYGGVVLGAAKPYDLSIGRLDVGMSVKYIKLESYEGSLSVNDLIGNEDVDDLIERKYKKENSGVGVDIGVTYRPFVDSFWNPSFGLSVLNIGSMDMDDYYGGQPMTVNIGAAVSPKIDIFDKLVIAVDYVDLLDENKLRLYDLSNDTVVTYKDYDESDFEKRLRLGVSLGLIDTTFLSTTLNVGLYQGAYTAGIDFHIAVVRLNFATYEEQVGTGDIDISDRRYMGQLAISW
- a CDS encoding GGDEF domain-containing protein, with the protein product MAGSLRNRGRRETKRDASVNSESIRDTASSEPSSDLELYAKEVLRSLINDNLPPTPNNYSLYFDRLLEDKSENFRKQIMSMLELEESNDAENTIMLEQSLKQGFTSVKGILNVTASLYKNISLMSKILKKRRDELDESRGDNGASSSVIASLEGDVAKLNAILKKQSGTLKSQYDETAKVVKNVENETIFDNKYGVYNKRYLMTKLEQEIELVREFKHSSSLIMVELSKELIENVNNEKATVLMTRTIARLLLKTSRRSDTVAYYGNGQFAMLLKHTDLESAKKASERLTELVSNSNFFLADREIQLKIAIGITDINPSYSVEETVVSTMDGIEKSYMDRNSDYAVSLKNKS
- a CDS encoding 2OG-Fe(II) oxygenase, translated to MIQISESIFLDEYIYNLDIQNNYLPSPYKATPFLIIKDFLKANELPLFVNSVYKDDEAEIAKVKTELISGVVNPKVVKEYRDTNIYSLDEHLDSLYKSRFIEYQPIIEDYFNLAITISTEVQALEYKKGGFYIQHSDDANALLDKENNIVGYTTVAPERKLTTVLFATSYSETLKDKFTFNGGELIFNFLKDYDGNTITLKPKAGDMIVFPSNPYFSHEVKEVKEGYRLTLVQWHNAI
- a CDS encoding HAD family hydrolase; the encoded protein is MKKYILFDNDGVLIETEMWYFEASKRALKEFFDLELTFHRYMDIMAKGKRAWVIAEEAGISEEKIVIAREQRDRYYQEYIKTKDITIDGVIETLKCLNRDYKMGIVTTSRRVDFELAHKGRGIVDYMEFVLCVEDYPNSKPHPDPYLKGLELFSASRDECIIIEDSKRGLSSAVNAGIECIIVHNEFTKTHDFSAATYRVKKITQLPELLNSIHCNK
- a CDS encoding YifB family Mg chelatase-like AAA ATPase yields the protein MKKISCATYEGLDAKVVIVESTLTKGLPSFSIVGMASSSINESKERVKSALLSNEFKFPPKRITLSLVPSDVKKDGSHFDLSIALMIALNEEDDEFSDWFVFGELGLDGSVRENGYLYPLLLSLANQGITKKAIVPYESLEKLSKIPNIEFYGVKTLSEAIDVLKSDEYMPSLSEFDFPYPSYTLDQKYYVYNKYDEDFSDVKGQDVAKRAALIAACGMHNILLEGSPGSGKSMIAQRLRYILPPLNKSEILDIAKLESLDDKEPSFKPLRNFCSPHHTSTSASIFGGGSYKSRIGEVGLANGGILFFDELPHFSKSVLEALREPMQDGKIKISRVNSKVIYPADFLFIGAMNPCPCGNLLDESKECRCNEMEIQRYKNRLSEPFLDRIDLNVVMSQINADDKASMSSRQMHQRVIDVHHIIKKRGQKNFNAKLSDQEVDRYCVLDVDAKDTLDMAINRFALSFRSIKKIQKVARTIADIDASEIINKKHILEALSYRKR